The Streptomyces spororaveus genome includes a region encoding these proteins:
- a CDS encoding DUF5925 domain-containing protein, with product MSANPQDALPIRLNVDDSDSPSDVVDALFLGRFASGEQPYSHSVSIERVKAEATLLPPEATVLRSARDSDRSATLAEGEGWTMLVSRWSRGADVTVTAVSDELAAGVLGKATEGVQDEPEPQPENVTMGFWYVSPRRGPYRTTRQIAAGTWAEVRPNYTAPVAGAMDRLMKVTPDDIAGRLLLLHGPPGTGKTSALRTLARSWRDWCQVDCVLDPERLFNDVGYLMDIAIGEDEGTAKGRWRLLLLEDCDELIRGEARHTAGQALSRLLNLTDGLLGQGRNVLVGVTTNEDLERLHPAVVRPGRCLARIEVGRLTHREAVDWLGTDEGVSREGASLAELFALRRGTGPAAILPPQPHSSEAGLYL from the coding sequence ATGTCAGCCAACCCGCAGGACGCGCTGCCGATCCGGCTCAACGTCGACGACAGCGACTCACCGTCGGACGTCGTCGACGCGCTCTTCCTCGGCCGGTTCGCGTCCGGTGAGCAGCCGTACTCGCACAGCGTGTCGATCGAGCGGGTCAAGGCGGAGGCCACCCTCCTGCCGCCGGAGGCCACGGTGCTGCGCTCGGCGCGCGACAGCGACCGCAGCGCCACCCTCGCCGAGGGCGAGGGCTGGACCATGCTCGTCTCGCGCTGGAGCCGGGGCGCGGACGTCACCGTGACGGCGGTCAGCGACGAACTCGCCGCGGGCGTCCTCGGCAAGGCCACCGAAGGCGTGCAGGACGAGCCCGAACCGCAGCCCGAGAACGTCACGATGGGCTTCTGGTACGTCTCCCCGCGCCGCGGCCCGTACCGGACGACCCGCCAGATCGCGGCCGGGACCTGGGCGGAGGTACGGCCCAACTACACGGCGCCGGTCGCCGGGGCCATGGACCGGCTGATGAAGGTGACCCCGGACGACATCGCGGGCCGGCTGCTCCTGCTGCACGGGCCGCCCGGCACGGGCAAGACCTCCGCGCTGCGCACGCTGGCCCGGTCCTGGCGGGACTGGTGCCAGGTCGACTGCGTCCTGGACCCGGAGCGGCTGTTCAACGACGTCGGCTACCTGATGGACATCGCGATCGGCGAGGACGAGGGCACGGCGAAGGGCCGCTGGCGGCTGCTGCTGCTGGAGGACTGCGACGAACTGATCCGGGGCGAGGCCCGCCATACGGCCGGGCAGGCGCTGTCCCGGCTGCTGAACCTGACGGACGGACTGCTGGGCCAGGGCCGCAACGTGCTGGTGGGGGTCACCACCAACGAGGACCTGGAACGGCTCCACCCGGCGGTGGTCCGCCCGGGGCGCTGCCTGGCCCGCATCGAGGTCGGCCGGCTCACCCACCGGGAGGCGGTGGACTGGCTGGGCACCGACGAGGGCGTCTCCCGCGAGGGCGCCAGCCTGGCGGAGCTCTTCGCCCTGCGCCGCGGCACGGGCCCGGCGGCG
- a CDS encoding SGNH/GDSL hydrolase family protein, whose product MKMSRFAALTSSLLLAAGAALFGAGQAAATARADFGYVALGDSYSSGVGAGNYDGASGNCKRTTRAYPALWAAAHSPQTFSFTACSGARTGDVLSGQLAPLNSGTDLVSITIGGNDAGFSDVMTTCVLQSESTCVNRVNQAKAYVDSTLPGRLDQVYDAIHGRSPGAHVVVLGYPRFYKLNGTCTAGLTEGERSAINGAADYLNAAIAKRAADHGFTFASVAGTFTGHEICSGSAWLHSVNWLNIGESYHPTAAGQSGGYLPVFTNAA is encoded by the coding sequence ATGAAAATGTCGCGCTTCGCTGCCCTGACCTCCTCCCTCTTACTCGCCGCGGGCGCCGCCCTGTTCGGCGCCGGCCAGGCGGCCGCCACCGCCCGGGCCGACTTCGGCTACGTCGCCCTCGGCGACTCGTACTCCTCCGGCGTCGGCGCCGGCAACTACGACGGCGCGAGCGGCAACTGCAAGCGCACCACCCGCGCCTACCCGGCCCTGTGGGCCGCCGCCCATTCCCCCCAGACCTTCTCCTTCACCGCCTGCTCGGGCGCGCGCACCGGCGACGTCCTCTCGGGCCAGCTCGCCCCGCTCAACTCCGGCACCGACCTGGTCAGCATCACCATCGGCGGAAACGACGCCGGATTCTCCGACGTCATGACGACCTGCGTCCTGCAGTCCGAATCCACCTGCGTCAACCGCGTGAACCAGGCCAAGGCCTACGTGGACTCCACCCTCCCCGGCCGGCTCGACCAGGTCTACGACGCCATCCACGGCCGCTCGCCCGGCGCGCACGTCGTCGTCCTCGGCTATCCCCGCTTCTACAAGCTGAACGGCACCTGCACCGCCGGCCTGACCGAAGGCGAGCGCTCCGCCATCAACGGCGCCGCCGACTACCTCAACGCCGCCATCGCCAAGCGCGCCGCCGACCACGGCTTCACCTTCGCCTCGGTGGCCGGCACCTTCACGGGGCACGAGATCTGCTCCGGCAGCGCATGGCTGCACAGCGTCAACTGGCTGAACATCGGCGAGTCGTACCACCCGACCGCGGCCGGGCAGTCCGGCGGCTACCTGCCGGTCTTCACGAACGCCGCCTGA